From the Burkholderia ubonensis genome, one window contains:
- a CDS encoding HoxN/HupN/NixA family nickel/cobalt transporter — translation MLDSLFRLFNDSPSGLRGKIIVIYSLLAAFNVGAWIWAFIAFHGQPVLLGTALLAYVFGLRHAVDADHIAAIDNVTRKLMQEGRSPLGAGLFFSLGHSTVVIVMSVVVALTAASLARFESMKAWGGVVSTCVSAFFLLLLATANLLILISVYRTFRAARRGEAIVDADLDMLLNQRGVLARLFRPLFRLVSRSWHLYPVGFLFGFGFDTATEIALFGISATQVQGGLSFWSVMALPALFTAGMTLVDTTDGILMMGAYRWAYVRPIRKIYYNMTITFVSVLVAALIGGIEVLALLADKLSLQGPVWAFASMVASHFGMLGYFVIGLFIACWVVSAAIYRLKRYDEIDVTISA, via the coding sequence ATGCTCGACTCGCTTTTCCGCCTGTTCAACGACAGCCCGTCCGGGCTGCGCGGCAAGATCATCGTCATCTATTCACTGCTGGCCGCCTTCAACGTCGGCGCGTGGATCTGGGCGTTCATCGCGTTCCACGGCCAGCCGGTGCTGCTCGGCACCGCGCTGCTCGCGTACGTGTTCGGCCTGCGCCACGCGGTCGACGCCGACCACATCGCGGCCATCGACAACGTCACCCGCAAGCTGATGCAGGAAGGCCGCAGCCCGCTCGGCGCCGGCCTGTTCTTCTCGCTCGGCCATTCGACGGTCGTGATCGTGATGTCCGTCGTGGTCGCGCTCACAGCCGCGTCGCTCGCGCGCTTCGAGAGCATGAAGGCGTGGGGCGGCGTCGTCAGCACGTGCGTGTCGGCCTTCTTCCTGCTGCTGCTCGCGACCGCGAACCTGCTGATCCTGATCTCCGTGTACCGCACCTTCCGCGCGGCGCGCCGAGGCGAAGCGATCGTCGACGCGGATCTCGACATGCTGCTGAACCAGCGCGGCGTGCTCGCGCGCCTGTTCCGGCCGCTGTTCCGCCTCGTGTCGCGCAGCTGGCACCTGTATCCTGTCGGCTTTCTGTTCGGCTTCGGCTTCGACACCGCGACCGAGATCGCGCTGTTCGGCATCTCCGCGACGCAGGTGCAGGGCGGCCTGTCGTTCTGGTCGGTGATGGCGCTGCCGGCGCTGTTCACCGCGGGCATGACGCTCGTCGACACGACCGACGGCATCCTGATGATGGGCGCGTACCGCTGGGCGTACGTGCGGCCGATCCGCAAGATCTACTACAACATGACGATCACGTTCGTGTCGGTGCTGGTCGCCGCGCTGATCGGCGGCATCGAGGTGCTCGCGCTGCTCGCCGACAAGCTGTCGCTGCAGGGCCCCGTGTGGGCCTTCGCGTCGATGGTGGCGTCGCACTTCGGCATGCTCGGCTACTTCGTGATCGGCCTGTTCATCGCGTGCTGGGTCGTGTCGGCCGCGATCTACCGCCTGAAGCGCTACGACGAGATCGACGTGACGATCTCCGCCTGA